From a single Miscanthus floridulus cultivar M001 chromosome 8, ASM1932011v1, whole genome shotgun sequence genomic region:
- the LOC136473116 gene encoding E3 ubiquitin-protein ligase RING1-like, whose product MSSSAPSPPTSAPPEPHPPPEFYCYECDATVSLPAEPVAPSSARRPLCPLCHSDFIEESPSTPSPPPPPPPPPPPPPLLFSGSSSSSLSDDPDDDFDFVMDPDEARAYLSRLVHRHRLQDDDGPFDVAAPAPAPAPPPPQQHGHLPRPRPGRHGHGLGGGGEPPAMAATIAALPTVEVAEPAAVCAICKDDLPLASEARKLPCAHLYHSFCIVTWLQMHNSCPVCRFRIPSSAEDEAAPSEQDPTTTTQITIRFTTTTRRRVRVGGDAQLAAPISASPTQLAQAITGDGAGGPANSGETVSSEWPPHPESDTVMSEAREGDAFFD is encoded by the coding sequence ATGTCCTCGTCCGCGCCGTCCCCGCCCACCAGCGCGCCGCCGGAGCCGCACCCGCCCCCGGAGTTCTACTGCTACGAGTGCGATGCCACGGTCTCGCTGCCCGCCGAGCCGGTCGCGCCCTCCTCGGCCCGGCGGCCCCTCTGCCCGCTCTGCCATAGTGACTTCATCGAGGAGAGCCCTAGCACCCCGTCtccgcctccaccacctcctccgccgccgccgcccccaccgCTGCTCttctccggctcctcctcctcctcgctctcCGACGACCCCGACGACGACTTCGACTTCGTCATGGACCCCGACGAGGCGCGCGCCTACCTCAGCCGCCtcgtccaccgccaccgcctccaagACGACGACGGGCCCTTCGACGTCGCCGCCcccgccccggccccggccccgccCCCGCCCCAGCAGCACGGccacctcccccgcccccgccccggccgccacggccacggcctcggCGGCGGAGGGGAGccccccgccatggccgccaccatcGCCGCGCTGCCCACGGTCGAGGTGGCCGAGCCCGCCGCCGTCTGCGCCATCTGCAAGGACGACCTGCCCCTCGCCTCCGAGGCGCGGAAGCTCCCCTGCGCCCACCTCTACCACTCCTTCTGCATCGTCACCTGGCTCCAGATGCACAACTCCTGCCCCGTCTGCCGCTTCCGCATCCCCTCCTCCGCCGAGGACGAGGCCGCGCCGTCGGAGCAGGACCCGACGACGACCACGCAGATCACCATCCGCTTCACGACCACCACGCGCCGCCGCGTCCGCGTCGGCGGCGATGCGCAGCTGGCGGCTCCTATCTCGGCGTCGCCCACGCAGCTCGCACAGGCTATTACCGGGGATGGAGCTGGTGGACCTGCCAATAGCGGCGAGACTGTGTCGTCTGAGTGGCCTCCGCACCCCGAGTCCGATACAGTCATGTCGGAGGCACGCGAGGGGGATGCCTTTTTTGATTGA